TTTTGCTGCCATGCTTAGTTTAGTGGAGAGAATCCACACAGTATCTTTGTCTTGACGACCACCAGAATTGGGTGCAGCAATCAGATGTTACAACACAAAAGAATCAATATATAGACCTTGAAACAAATTAACTTGATATCATATCATAAATTAACTTCCAACACTTGGACTGAACACATTCTGTGATGAGAAACCTTGATGAACATCTGATAATTAGCTTCTGAAATTTTACCTCATGCTCTCAAGTGGCAAAATTCCATGGGATCCAAGGGATGTATATAAGAAGAAAATTAATGCTAATTATATTTACAAGTAATATTATTAGGACTTGATCCAACCTTTCTCTTTTTTAATAGTTTGAACTACTAACCTTAAATGTAAGAGTACAAGTTGATAACTATATAAAcatcatatttttataaattaatttaaatctttATCTATTTTCAATGCGAGAATAAACTTGGGATGTCGTATTCTTCCATTATTTAAGAGCTTAAAATCCTCATAATGGATTAATATAACCTAAAATCAAATTCAATACCGCGCGTACACTCCAACTCATTCCATTATGCTTAATAATGTCACTTTTGGTATCATCACGAACAAATCTAATAAGATAGCCGACACATTAATTTGTTGAATCTAAATCAATGTCCCAAGATTATGATGCTAAactaataataatacactcagGATGAAAGTTTATGAAAAATCCATTTAGGAATTTACAGTGTAGTATGGTCGGGTTATGGACTGATAACACATGTTGTCTTCCTAATTTCCACAGTTTTCTTTTACCATGTCACTCATGGAAAAAGGATTTTGGTCTTCACTCATGGCAACATCACCTTCAGATTGTATGAAATGTTCAAATACAACTCCATTGACCACAACTTCATGCTTCTAATATTACAATGTAAAATTTGTTCGCTTTATATCGGAAGAAAAGCATCAGattcaaatagaaaaaaaaaaaaaaaaaaaacatactctgagaatgATCAGTAATCTCCAACTTCCACAAATTTATCTAAAGATTTATGATGTGGTATTGATTATTCTTCTCTTATGCACTTCACCTATGTTGTTCCCAAAATCCACCACAACAATCTCATTTCTACAACCTATATTGCATTCAACCCTTCACATATTCTTATCAAACACAAAGATCTCTGTTTGTATTAGCATAAAGAATTATTCTAAAACTAACTGTTTCATGCTAACAAGTGAGACTAAATGTCAACAGTTTTGTCGATTCCAGGATTTTCAAATTGCCACAATGAGAAACTACACAAAATTCATGGATGCTTAAGTTTGCACCAACTGTATGAAAAATGCTTGGTTGATGATTTCATTCATCAAACTGAACAACAGTGTGAATCTTAACCTTCTTAATCTCTCTTCAGTATCGATCACTGGAACAATCTGATAAAGCATTCCATGTTGATTTCCAAAACAACACAATAGAGTGATACAAAAATAATAGTCTAAATTTCAAAGAAAGGAACAGATCCAGGGTTACATGGAAAGAAGTACAACAGGCATCAAGAACAGAAAGTAGCAGTGGCAACACAACAGTTACCTAACTGGAGCAGCAGCCAACTCTTTTAAGCGCAGAAACATCATCTTTCACATTTATTCTCTCTCCTTTATTGGGGACAGTAGACGTTGCATCATCACCTGCCTCGACAGCCTTCTTGCTCACGATGCGGTAAATTTGAGTCAAAACCTCTGCAAATGCATTCTCCACATTTGTTGCTTCTAGTGCAGAAGTCTCCATGAAATAGAGTGATTCCCTCTCTGCATAAGCTTCACCATCTTCAGTTGGTACAGCAACAAGGTGACGGAGATCTGACTTGTTCCCAATAAGCATCACAACTATGTTAGGATCTGTATGGCCCCTCAACTCCTTCAGCCAGCGTTCAACATTTTCAAATGTAGCATGCCTTGTAACATCATAGACTAGCAATGCACCTATAGCTCCCCTGTAGTAAGCACTTGTGATGGCACGGTACCTGCAATTAAAGGTAGGATTATGCACCAACCAGCATTTAGTCCAGCTTGTGATGGACAATAGCAAGTTTCATGGTGACTGTCTCTACAAAAGAGCATTCGAAGCGGAAGGAAAAATGTGGACCTTGTAATATGATCTCAACATGGATAGGCAATGCCTATATCACAAAATACTTCCCTCATTACATTTTGTCATGGATATATATCTACTAAAGACTAATGTGTGGCAGACAACAATTATCATGCAGTATGATACCTATAAAAGTTTGTGCAAGTTACTGTCACATGGCCTGATGATGTGGGTTTAATACAATGAAGAAATTGTTTCTTTCCATGAATAATTCTAAGCATGCAAATTTCTCAAAGTAGAATACCCATGTGAGATTGACACATAACTTAGATGCAAATAATTTTCActaattttcttccttttctccaTGGTAGAAAAAACAAGTTACCGAGAATCTACTAAAAGGATCAGgaccatatatgtatgtatgtgtgtgtgtgtgcataaatatatgtatatatgtatatatgtatatacatgtatatacatatatacatatatatgtatatacatatatatatatagtgtgtgtgtggCCTGAACCTCTTTTTATGGAGAGTTGACGCTTCCAACATATTGTCAACTAGGGATTAGAAAAGAGACTGGTCTTGCAGGTTACTTctatttaaaacaaaaaaacttATCTTTTACATTAAAGCATTTGAGTCCCTTTAAGGCTTTAAGCAGAGTAAATCTATGAAAGGAAACAACCATGAGCCTGAATAAGGACCATATTCAAGGATTATAACATTCTTCAGCAGAGTAAAAGTATGAAAGGATACAACTGCTGGTAAGGTGTAAAATAA
Above is a genomic segment from Musa acuminata AAA Group cultivar baxijiao chromosome BXJ3-4, Cavendish_Baxijiao_AAA, whole genome shotgun sequence containing:
- the LOC135634899 gene encoding ras-related protein RIC2-like — translated: MAAYRAEDDYDYLFKVVLIGDSGVGKSNLLSRFTRNEFSLESKSTIGVEFATRSLTVDGKVVKAQIWDTAGQERYRAITSAYYRGAIGALLVYDVTRHATFENVERWLKELRGHTDPNIVVMLIGNKSDLRHLVAVPTEDGEAYAERESLYFMETSALEATNVENAFAEVLTQIYRIVSKKAVEAGDDATSTVPNKGERINVKDDVSALKRVGCCSS